One genomic region from Leptospiraceae bacterium encodes:
- a CDS encoding ankyrin repeat domain-containing protein, with product MEFTVTKENTNDTLINCSLYGKLDCVKEALNKGADIDVEIKKEIKSPKFYVKNQTSYRRNANPLTISASEGYIEVLKFLLEKKNNLTSEQLNTILIIAVSKAYTDMIQLLIDKGADVNTKAENGSTVLMLAARYGNIEIVKMLIDKGADMYVKDYYSETSIFHAYAGKHKEIAKYLISKMEFTVTKENANDILINCSLYGKLDCVKEALNKGADIEVKIKYEIKSPKFYTAGNSLTYKPESTPLFLAFSEENIEVRNFLIKKGANVNAKDNKGETILVRAVYKRDVETIKFLIKSGADIRVLDNYPLKEAVRYGDMEVIKLLIKNGVDVNGGNKTGWPPLMLASSGEHIEVVKLLIEKGADVNIKNSYGENSLSISLRFQKPEIARLLIEKGANFNVVDRYDALPIMYTRYTNLIKLLIDKGADVNARNPKGRTALMSAAYGGNVEVAKLLIDKGADVKAKDIKGGTALMSAAFRGNVEVAKLLIDKGADKNAQNEDRQTAFMIAFNQRHIEFVKFLSESGIDINIEDKYGKKVIDYAILSYDYNIYKYLSLEPQLYESKERNFRNYLYFFKLFNALYLLSEEQRSEILLLLRNRYLKTLNTTEEAEKKICPSSILFFLEKSLDIENKSYNEEVDDFVNFRKIFSKIVYSSPYLNKPHPDLSYLVAMYYSNIMNIKLADYFLKQASKSNSNILNKIKTNLSFSSYIYSAKLKKDSFYFQEELRKKIPSLLIQNGHTGYISSMLYSPDGKTLATTSMDGTAKIWSIDGKLLHTLEGHAGGVNHIAYSPNGKTLATTSKDGTAKIWFLEGKLLHTLNGHKSDISHITYSPDGKTLATASKDRTAKIWSIDGKLLHTLEGHAGGVSHITYSQDGKTLATASEDRTVKVWSFDGKLLNTFLGHTDYVIYIAYSPDGKILASVSNDKTAIIWSTETGLLKIIKAHTGTVSFSPDGKVLAATSEENITKIWSIDGQLLYTLKNSTDTVKHVAYSPAGKVIITVSEENTVKIWSVEGILLHTLEEHGGSINHIVCSPNGKTLGTASWDGTVKIWSIEGKPLHTLGRHTEQMSRIIYSPDDNTLIADMEKKQIKIWTTNGKSIQTLNGYFDTIDYISYSPDGKRVLASSYNTIRMWSIDGKLLRNLKGHKSYIKQIAYSPDGKNLATASEDTTAKIWSSEGKLLHTLKGHTDYINQIAYSPDGKTLATASNDFTIRIWSIDGKLIHILKKHIGYIKHIAYSHDGKFLLTTSRDGTAIIWSNEGKLLHTLKGHGNEISYVSFLPEQKAFAIISIDRTMIIWTINGNLVRNIQTRGKFAKIDNHKNILISIEGSEGKLHYYNYQTGQHLLSQMLFNNGESISYTPDGRFDITDEKVKALVSYKIADKFLDLPDIEEHYRVPGLVKKVLKGEIKPRDEVAIVEMVEDLPEVKVHYPGTEDLAKDEQAEMMFEVKGKTRVARVEVYVNGNKLDTSKVEREEDPYGESKDLQKHFSMRVNVNLLPGNNDIKILAYNEYNIPSPKTMELVRQVPDKVKPPKLFVLSIGVNEYTKDSARNLTYSVPDAEAIAEAFQKQKDAGLYSEVEVKLLTYKDKNNRPTRENILKALNEIIQKAHATDVVTIYYSGHGMSASHGGKSLFYLLPEDFDWSLNPESAITAKNSGVDADLIGDKLAKIRSQKAVLIIDACHSGNVGVALASRSDDKKEETKRGLKRLANGSGRYIFTSSAGDEKSRESKELGHGLYTYVLLNALGYKTRDKKEDASSLVEKDGMISMSELGAYIQSKFAEQTKPFLQDVIQTPLPMQSLGRYGYSSRVNDFPLVKVVGE from the coding sequence ATGGAATTCACTGTCACCAAAGAAAACACTAATGATACACTCATAAACTGTTCACTCTATGGTAAACTCGATTGTGTAAAAGAAGCCTTGAATAAAGGTGCTGATATAGATGTTGAGATAAAAAAAGAAATCAAGTCTCCTAAGTTCTATGTGAAAAATCAAACCTCCTATCGCCGTAATGCCAATCCATTGACAATATCCGCAAGCGAAGGATATATAGAAGTTCTAAAGTTTTTATTAGAAAAGAAGAATAATCTGACTTCAGAACAACTGAATACGATTCTGATAATTGCAGTAAGCAAAGCCTATACGGACATGATCCAATTGCTTATCGATAAAGGGGCAGATGTTAATACGAAGGCTGAAAATGGTTCCACAGTGCTCATGTTAGCAGCAAGATACGGAAATATAGAAATTGTTAAAATGCTCATAGACAAAGGAGCAGATATGTATGTAAAAGACTATTATAGTGAAACATCAATTTTTCATGCGTATGCTGGCAAGCATAAGGAAATAGCAAAATATTTAATCAGTAAAATGGAATTCACTGTCACCAAAGAAAATGCAAACGATATACTCATAAACTGTTCACTCTATGGCAAACTCGATTGTGTAAAAGAAGCTCTGAATAAGGGAGCTGATATAGAAGTAAAAATTAAATATGAAATTAAGTCCCCCAAATTTTATACAGCAGGTAATAGTCTGACTTACAAGCCTGAGTCAACTCCTCTTTTTTTGGCTTTTAGTGAAGAGAATATAGAAGTAAGAAATTTTCTTATTAAAAAAGGAGCTAATGTGAATGCGAAAGACAATAAAGGAGAAACGATACTTGTAAGGGCTGTATATAAAAGAGATGTTGAGACTATAAAATTTCTAATAAAATCCGGAGCTGATATAAGGGTTTTGGATAATTACCCACTTAAAGAAGCTGTGAGATATGGAGATATGGAAGTAATAAAGTTACTCATAAAAAATGGGGTGGATGTAAATGGCGGAAATAAAACTGGATGGCCTCCTCTTATGCTGGCCTCTTCCGGTGAGCATATTGAAGTCGTGAAACTACTTATAGAGAAGGGTGCCGATGTAAACATTAAAAACAGTTACGGAGAAAATTCACTGTCAATATCTCTAAGGTTTCAAAAGCCGGAAATAGCCCGGCTACTCATAGAAAAGGGTGCGAATTTTAATGTAGTGGATAGATATGATGCCTTGCCGATTATGTATACAAGGTATACCAACCTTATAAAGTTACTCATAGACAAAGGAGCTGATGTAAATGCAAGAAATCCTAAGGGAAGAACAGCACTTATGTCGGCTGCATACGGGGGAAATGTAGAAGTAGCAAAGTTACTCATAGACAAAGGAGCTGATGTAAAGGCAAAAGATATAAAAGGAGGAACAGCACTTATGTCAGCCGCATTCAGAGGAAATGTAGAAGTAGCAAAGTTACTCATAGACAAAGGAGCTGATAAAAACGCACAGAATGAAGATAGGCAAACTGCTTTTATGATTGCCTTTAATCAAAGACATATAGAATTTGTTAAATTTCTTTCAGAAAGTGGAATCGATATAAATATAGAAGATAAGTATGGAAAGAAAGTAATTGATTATGCTATATTATCCTATGACTATAATATTTATAAATACTTATCTTTAGAACCTCAACTCTATGAATCTAAAGAAAGAAACTTTAGAAATTATTTATATTTCTTTAAATTATTTAATGCCCTTTATCTTCTTTCTGAAGAACAAAGAAGTGAAATATTGCTTTTGTTAAGGAATCGCTATCTAAAAACACTGAATACAACAGAGGAAGCAGAAAAGAAAATTTGTCCTTCCAGTATCCTTTTCTTTTTAGAAAAATCTTTAGACATTGAAAATAAATCTTATAACGAAGAAGTCGATGATTTCGTTAACTTCAGGAAAATCTTCTCAAAGATTGTATACTCCTCACCATATCTAAACAAGCCACATCCGGATCTAAGTTATTTGGTAGCTATGTATTATTCAAATATTATGAATATAAAATTAGCCGATTATTTCTTAAAACAGGCCAGTAAAAGTAATTCTAATATTTTAAATAAGATAAAGACCAACTTATCTTTTTCTTCTTATATTTATAGTGCTAAGCTTAAAAAAGACAGTTTCTATTTTCAGGAAGAACTAAGAAAAAAAATTCCTTCTTTGCTGATTCAAAATGGACATACAGGATATATCAGTAGTATGCTTTATTCTCCGGATGGAAAAACTCTGGCCACAACTTCAATGGATGGTACAGCTAAGATATGGTCGATAGATGGTAAATTACTTCACACTCTCGAAGGACATGCAGGTGGGGTAAACCACATAGCTTACTCTCCGAATGGAAAGACTCTGGCTACGACTTCAAAGGATGGAACAGCTAAGATATGGTTTCTTGAAGGCAAGCTACTCCATACTTTGAATGGACATAAAAGTGATATAAGCCACATAACTTATTCCCCGGATGGAAAGACTCTGGCTACAGCTTCAAAGGATAGAACAGCTAAGATATGGTCAATAGATGGTAAATTACTTCACACTCTCGAAGGACATGCAGGTGGGGTAAGCCACATAACTTATTCCCAAGATGGAAAGACTCTGGCTACGGCTTCAGAGGATAGAACGGTTAAGGTATGGTCATTTGATGGAAAGCTTTTAAATACCTTCCTTGGACACACAGACTATGTAATATATATAGCTTACTCCCCAGATGGAAAGATTTTGGCTTCGGTTTCCAATGATAAAACAGCTATAATCTGGTCTACTGAAACCGGGCTATTAAAGATTATTAAAGCTCATACCGGAACTGTGAGTTTCTCCCCGGATGGGAAAGTCCTTGCCGCAACTTCAGAGGAAAATATAACTAAGATATGGTCTATAGACGGACAACTTCTTTATACCCTTAAAAATTCTACCGATACAGTAAAGCATGTTGCCTATTCCCCTGCTGGAAAAGTTATTATTACAGTTTCAGAGGAGAATACAGTTAAGATATGGTCAGTAGAAGGAATATTACTCCATACTCTCGAAGAACATGGTGGCTCTATAAACCACATAGTCTGTTCTCCGAATGGAAAGACTCTGGGCACAGCTTCATGGGATGGAACCGTTAAGATATGGTCGATTGAGGGAAAACCCCTTCATACTCTTGGAAGGCATACGGAACAGATGAGTCGTATCATTTATTCTCCTGATGATAATACTCTTATTGCAGATATGGAAAAAAAACAAATTAAGATATGGACAACTAACGGTAAGTCTATACAGACTTTAAATGGATATTTTGATACGATAGATTATATAAGTTATTCTCCTGATGGAAAACGTGTTCTTGCAAGCTCTTATAATACAATCAGGATGTGGTCGATAGATGGTAAATTACTCCGTAATCTAAAGGGACACAAAAGCTATATAAAGCAGATAGCCTATTCTCCCGATGGGAAAAATCTGGCTACCGCTTCAGAGGATACAACGGCAAAAATATGGTCATCTGAAGGAAAATTACTTCATACTCTAAAAGGACACACAGACTATATAAACCAGATAGCCTATTCCCCGGATGGAAAAACTCTGGCCACAGCTTCAAACGACTTTACAATAAGAATATGGTCAATAGATGGAAAACTTATCCATATTCTGAAGAAACATATAGGTTATATAAAACATATAGCCTATTCTCACGATGGAAAATTTTTACTCACAACCTCAAGGGATGGAACAGCTATAATATGGTCGAATGAAGGAAAATTACTGCATACCCTGAAAGGACACGGAAACGAGATAAGCTATGTAAGCTTTCTTCCCGAACAAAAAGCTTTCGCTATAATTTCTATCGATAGAACAATGATAATATGGACAATCAATGGGAATTTAGTTCGAAATATTCAAACCCGGGGAAAATTTGCAAAAATAGATAATCATAAAAATATACTGATTTCTATAGAAGGTTCTGAGGGGAAACTTCACTACTATAACTACCAAACAGGCCAGCATCTTCTTAGCCAGATGCTTTTTAATAACGGTGAATCCATCTCCTATACCCCCGATGGACGATTTGATATAACTGATGAAAAAGTGAAAGCTCTTGTTTCTTACAAGATAGCTGATAAATTCTTAGATCTGCCTGATATAGAAGAACATTATCGTGTACCGGGTTTAGTAAAAAAAGTTCTAAAAGGAGAAATTAAGCCCAGAGATGAAGTAGCAATAGTCGAGATGGTAGAGGACCTGCCGGAAGTGAAAGTTCATTACCCCGGTACAGAAGATTTAGCAAAGGACGAACAGGCAGAGATGATGTTCGAGGTGAAAGGGAAAACAAGAGTAGCGAGGGTAGAAGTCTATGTGAATGGAAATAAGCTCGATACTTCGAAAGTTGAGAGGGAAGAAGACCCATATGGGGAAAGTAAGGACTTACAGAAGCATTTCTCTATGAGGGTCAATGTAAACCTCCTTCCCGGCAATAATGATATTAAGATACTTGCCTATAACGAATATAATATTCCTTCTCCTAAGACTATGGAACTGGTTCGACAGGTTCCCGATAAAGTAAAGCCTCCCAAACTCTTTGTATTAAGTATAGGTGTAAATGAGTATACAAAAGATTCGGCGAGAAATTTGACTTACAGCGTACCCGATGCGGAAGCTATAGCCGAGGCTTTCCAAAAACAAAAAGATGCGGGATTGTATAGCGAAGTTGAAGTAAAGCTTTTGACCTATAAAGATAAAAACAACAGGCCTACAAGAGAGAATATCTTAAAAGCCCTGAATGAGATAATCCAAAAAGCCCACGCAACGGACGTGGTTACGATTTACTACAGCGGTCACGGCATGAGTGCGAGTCATGGAGGAAAGAGTTTATTCTATCTCTTACCGGAAGACTTCGATTGGAGCTTAAACCCGGAATCGGCGATAACGGCCAAGAATAGCGGTGTGGATGCTGACCTGATAGGAGACAAGCTTGCCAAAATCCGTTCTCAGAAAGCAGTGCTCATCATCGATGCCTGTCACTCCGGCAATGTGGGAGTAGCCCTTGCTTCCCGTAGCGATGACAAGAAAGAGGAAACCAAACGTGGTCTGAAACGACTGGCCAACGGAAGCGGACGCTACATTTTTACCAGCTCTGCGGGAGACGAAAAGTCGAGAGAATCTAAAGAACTCGGCCACGGGCTTTATACCTATGTCTTACTCAATGCTTTAGGTTATAAAACCAGAGATAAAAAAGAAGACGCATCAAGCCTTGTAGAGAAAGATGGGATGATATCTATGTCGGAGCTGGGAGCCTACATCCAGTCTAAATTTGCCGAACAGACCAAACCTTTCTTGCAGGACGTTATCCAGACACCTCTGCCCATGCAGAGTCTCGGACGATATGGTTACTCTTCGAGGGTAAATGATTTTCCACTGGTAAAGGTCGTGGGAGAATAA